In a single window of the Nocardiopsis composta genome:
- a CDS encoding DsbA family protein, whose product MTRNLSITLGLLLVLALGFGVFAVVRAATGDSGPSAAERVPQEVLVRENSHYLDRNEGAKVTVVEFLDFECPACAQQYPVMEDIREKYEGEIDFVIRYFPLPGHVNAEASAAAAEAAARQDAFEEMYAKLFETQQEWGGAGEPTPQVFVGYAEELGLDVDQFTEDMQDPELLERIKADIPDGSKAGVQGTPTIFVNGLPMSSVPSEKELSDVIDKELES is encoded by the coding sequence ATGACCAGAAATCTCAGCATCACCCTCGGACTCCTGCTCGTACTGGCCCTCGGCTTCGGCGTGTTCGCCGTGGTGCGGGCCGCCACCGGCGACTCCGGCCCGTCCGCGGCCGAACGGGTCCCCCAGGAGGTACTGGTCCGGGAGAACAGCCACTACCTGGACAGGAACGAGGGCGCGAAGGTCACCGTCGTCGAGTTCCTCGACTTCGAGTGCCCGGCCTGCGCGCAGCAGTACCCGGTGATGGAGGACATCCGGGAGAAGTACGAGGGCGAGATCGACTTCGTGATCCGCTACTTCCCGCTGCCCGGCCACGTCAACGCCGAGGCCTCCGCGGCCGCGGCCGAGGCCGCCGCCCGGCAGGACGCCTTCGAGGAGATGTACGCCAAGCTCTTCGAGACCCAGCAGGAGTGGGGCGGCGCCGGCGAGCCCACCCCGCAGGTGTTCGTCGGCTACGCCGAGGAGCTCGGGCTCGACGTGGACCAGTTCACCGAGGACATGCAGGACCCGGAGCTCCTGGAGCGGATCAAGGCCGACATCCCGGACGGTAGCAAGGCCGGGGTGCAGGGCACGCCGACCATCTTCGTCAACGGCCTGCCGATGTCCTCGGTGCCCAGTGAGAAGGAGCTGAGCGACGTCATCGACAAGGAGCTGGAGTCGTGA
- a CDS encoding adenosylcobinamide amidohydrolase: MRKSTKAGKDGLPGGELLRPVLHRRREGGRVLASVVWKAGPGWRMLSSGVLGGGLGERSFVLNAQVDGDYRRIDPAAHLAEIAAAARMRGPGVGMMTAADVTGVRLGADGGVEALATVGIGRPTWAADAAELDEARLDAPLAGPPPGTINIVVAVPVPLSDAALVNLAATVTEAKVQAVMEAGFACTGTASDAICLACPVDDGAHAPDPFGGPRSRWGARAARAVHTAVREGALQDAARRG; the protein is encoded by the coding sequence GTGCGCAAGTCCACCAAGGCCGGCAAGGACGGGCTCCCCGGCGGGGAGCTGCTCCGTCCCGTGCTGCACCGGCGCCGGGAGGGCGGGCGGGTGCTCGCCTCCGTGGTGTGGAAGGCCGGGCCCGGGTGGCGGATGCTCTCCTCGGGGGTGCTCGGCGGTGGGCTGGGGGAGCGGTCCTTCGTGCTCAACGCGCAGGTGGACGGGGACTACCGGCGCATCGACCCGGCGGCGCACCTGGCGGAGATCGCGGCCGCGGCGCGGATGCGCGGGCCGGGCGTCGGGATGATGACCGCGGCCGACGTGACCGGGGTCCGGCTCGGGGCCGACGGCGGAGTCGAGGCGCTGGCCACGGTCGGGATCGGCCGGCCCACCTGGGCGGCGGACGCCGCCGAGCTGGACGAGGCGCGGCTGGACGCGCCGCTGGCCGGGCCGCCGCCCGGCACGATCAACATCGTGGTCGCGGTCCCGGTGCCGCTCTCCGACGCCGCGCTGGTGAACCTGGCGGCGACGGTGACCGAGGCGAAGGTGCAGGCGGTGATGGAGGCCGGGTTCGCCTGCACCGGCACCGCCTCCGACGCGATCTGCCTGGCCTGCCCGGTGGACGACGGGGCGCACGCTCCGGATCCGTTCGGCGGCCCCCGCTCCCGCTGGGGCGCCCGCGCCGCCCGGGCGGTGCACACCGCGGTCCGCGAGGGCGCCCTCCAGGACGCGGCCCGCCGCGGCTGA
- a CDS encoding DUF5753 domain-containing protein, protein MRVMSEDSSRTVGSGQHSPTLRRRRSDELAASPTLRRRRLARQLLRLREEAGMTAKQAAAEAKKRAPKGSWFEAKITRIETRKILRVRDADVQTLLDVYGVTDPDDREAYRRLAREAAQSGWWVGYRDVLGSGTYVDLETEASRIRSYQVLHLPGLLQTETYARRVIRAGGVTDEEEVERRVEVRMMRQHILSRADAPRLWAVIDESAFRKIPRDIAAEQIQHLIDVQRTSLRIQVLPDEVGPHSGMDGSFVILDFPDDPSTVYLEQSGSALFVEDPQQMEHYETVYDLVHASALSVDDSLAWMRRRIETL, encoded by the coding sequence ATGCGAGTAATGTCCGAAGATTCGTCACGCACCGTAGGATCTGGCCAGCACAGCCCCACACTCCGACGCCGGAGGAGCGACGAGTTGGCCGCCAGCCCCACGCTCCGACGTAGGCGCCTCGCCCGGCAGTTACTACGGCTTCGCGAAGAGGCCGGGATGACGGCGAAGCAGGCCGCGGCGGAAGCTAAGAAGCGAGCCCCAAAGGGCAGCTGGTTCGAAGCGAAGATCACGCGCATCGAGACCCGCAAGATCCTTCGTGTACGCGACGCCGATGTGCAGACGCTGCTCGACGTCTACGGCGTCACGGATCCAGACGACCGAGAGGCGTACCGGCGGCTCGCGCGCGAGGCGGCACAGTCGGGATGGTGGGTCGGCTATCGCGATGTTCTCGGCTCCGGGACCTACGTCGATCTGGAGACCGAGGCCAGCCGTATCCGCTCCTACCAAGTGCTGCACCTACCGGGGCTCTTGCAGACCGAGACCTACGCCCGCCGGGTCATCCGCGCCGGCGGCGTCACCGATGAGGAAGAGGTCGAGCGGCGCGTAGAGGTCCGGATGATGCGCCAGCACATCCTTTCCAGGGCTGATGCTCCCCGGCTGTGGGCGGTCATCGACGAGAGCGCGTTCCGGAAGATCCCGCGCGATATCGCAGCCGAGCAAATTCAGCACCTCATCGATGTGCAGCGCACGTCCCTGCGGATCCAGGTGCTCCCCGATGAGGTGGGGCCACACTCGGGTATGGACGGGAGCTTCGTCATTCTCGACTTCCCTGACGACCCGTCCACGGTGTACCTCGAACAGAGTGGTTCTGCACTCTTCGTGGAAGACCCCCAGCAGATGGAGCACTATGAGACCGTGTACGACCTCGTTCACGCCTCAGCGCTCTCCGTCGATGACTCCTTGGCGTGGATGAGGCGCCGGATCGAGACCCTTTAA
- a CDS encoding vitamin K epoxide reductase family protein, with the protein MTERLSAEDAPAGGAPAEEVPAEEAPIIGRALPWLLAIGGAIGVLAAFALAVEKVNTLRDSGYVPTCSINPVLSCGTVMDTPTAEVFGFPNPFLGIGAFAVVTAIGAAMLAGARFNRWFWIGLQLGVLFGIGFVHYLIYQSLYEISALCPYCMVVWTVMIPIFTYTTLDNVRTGRVPLPGGVRSAAGVLIRNHTVVLTVWYVLIIAAIGQAFWSYWSTLI; encoded by the coding sequence GTGACCGAGCGGCTGTCCGCCGAGGACGCGCCGGCCGGGGGCGCACCGGCCGAGGAGGTGCCGGCCGAAGAGGCGCCGATCATCGGCCGGGCGCTGCCCTGGCTGCTGGCGATCGGCGGCGCGATCGGCGTGCTCGCCGCGTTCGCGCTGGCGGTGGAGAAGGTCAACACCCTGCGGGACAGCGGCTACGTGCCCACCTGCAGCATCAACCCGGTGCTCAGCTGCGGGACGGTGATGGACACCCCCACCGCGGAGGTGTTCGGCTTCCCCAACCCGTTCCTGGGCATCGGAGCGTTCGCGGTCGTCACGGCGATCGGCGCGGCGATGCTGGCCGGCGCCCGGTTCAACCGCTGGTTCTGGATCGGCCTCCAGCTCGGCGTGCTGTTCGGCATCGGGTTCGTGCACTACCTGATCTACCAGAGCCTGTACGAGATCAGCGCGCTCTGCCCGTACTGCATGGTGGTCTGGACGGTGATGATCCCGATCTTCACCTACACCACCCTGGACAACGTGCGGACGGGGCGGGTGCCGCTGCCCGGGGGCGTGCGTTCGGCCGCCGGGGTGCTGATCCGCAACCACACGGTGGTCCTCACCGTCTGGTACGTGCTGATCATCGCCGCCATCGGCCAGGCGTTCTGGAGCTACTGGAGCACCCTGATCTGA
- a CDS encoding NupC/NupG family nucleoside CNT transporter has translation MNVANVLWGIGGMAVVLAIAFAFSTNRRAIKPRTVIGALLAQVVFAVVVLYWEPGKAALAALSQGFQTLIDASGEGIDFLFGAVLPENGTVFAFQVLPVVIFVSSLTAVLYHLHILQWVVRIIGGGLQWLLGTSKAESMNATANIFLGMTEAPLVIRPYLSRLTRSELFSVMAGGLATVAGSVLVGYALLGAKMEYLIAAAFMGAPAGLLMAKIMVPETEEATAVEKAAVKTDAGTDYAGDSGSAEADAADGANGAAPAEAAEDAAAEEEDDRPHNVIDAAARGASEGLKLALNIGAMLLAFVSLVALLNMGLGALGGLFGMDDLSFQKILGWIFSPLMFAVGVPWDEAVTAGGFLGQKLVLNEFVAFMDFAPQIPELSHKTVAVVTFAICGFANIGSMAVLLGGMGSLAPNQRKAIAGLGLRAILAGTLANLLSAAIAGILIG, from the coding sequence ATGAACGTGGCCAACGTGCTCTGGGGCATCGGCGGGATGGCGGTCGTCCTCGCCATCGCGTTCGCCTTCTCGACCAACCGCCGCGCGATCAAACCGCGCACGGTCATCGGGGCCCTGCTCGCTCAGGTCGTCTTCGCCGTGGTGGTCCTCTACTGGGAGCCCGGCAAGGCCGCCCTGGCGGCCCTCTCCCAGGGGTTCCAGACCCTGATCGACGCCTCGGGCGAGGGGATCGACTTCCTGTTCGGCGCGGTCCTGCCGGAGAACGGCACCGTCTTCGCCTTCCAGGTGCTGCCGGTGGTCATCTTCGTCTCCTCGCTCACCGCGGTCCTCTACCACCTGCACATCCTGCAGTGGGTCGTCCGGATCATCGGCGGCGGCCTGCAGTGGCTGCTCGGCACCAGCAAGGCCGAGTCGATGAACGCCACCGCCAACATCTTCCTCGGCATGACCGAGGCGCCCCTGGTGATCCGCCCCTACCTGAGCCGGCTCACCCGCTCCGAGCTGTTCTCCGTGATGGCCGGCGGCCTGGCCACCGTGGCCGGCAGCGTGCTGGTCGGCTACGCCCTGCTCGGCGCCAAGATGGAGTACCTGATCGCGGCGGCCTTCATGGGCGCCCCGGCCGGCCTGCTGATGGCCAAGATCATGGTGCCGGAGACCGAGGAGGCCACCGCGGTCGAGAAGGCCGCGGTGAAGACCGACGCCGGCACCGACTACGCCGGCGACTCCGGCTCGGCGGAAGCGGACGCAGCGGACGGCGCGAACGGCGCGGCCCCGGCCGAGGCCGCGGAGGACGCCGCCGCCGAGGAGGAGGACGACCGCCCGCACAACGTCATCGACGCCGCGGCCCGGGGCGCCTCCGAGGGCCTCAAGCTGGCGCTGAACATCGGCGCCATGCTGCTCGCGTTCGTCTCCCTGGTCGCCCTGCTCAACATGGGCCTCGGCGCGCTCGGCGGGCTGTTCGGCATGGACGACCTGAGCTTCCAGAAGATCCTCGGCTGGATCTTCTCCCCGCTGATGTTCGCCGTCGGGGTGCCGTGGGACGAGGCGGTCACCGCCGGCGGCTTCCTCGGCCAGAAGCTGGTGCTCAACGAGTTCGTGGCCTTCATGGACTTCGCCCCGCAGATCCCCGAGCTCTCGCACAAGACGGTCGCCGTCGTCACCTTCGCGATCTGCGGCTTCGCCAACATCGGCTCGATGGCGGTGCTGCTCGGCGGGATGGGCAGCCTGGCGCCCAACCAGCGCAAGGCCATCGCCGGGCTGGGCCTGCGCGCGATCCTCGCCGGGACCCTGGCCAACCTGCTCAGCGCGGCCATCGCCGGCATCCTGATCGGCTAG
- a CDS encoding DUF397 domain-containing protein gives MPAETTHLRFRKSSYSSAKGQDCVEVADTTAGAAVRDTQNRHLGHIEFGGTEWRAFIQAMKNNEV, from the coding sequence GTGCCTGCCGAAACAACCCATCTGCGGTTCCGCAAGTCCTCCTACAGCAGCGCTAAGGGGCAGGATTGCGTCGAAGTCGCAGACACCACGGCCGGAGCCGCCGTCCGCGACACCCAAAACCGGCACCTCGGCCACATCGAGTTCGGAGGGACCGAGTGGCGCGCCTTCATCCAGGCGATGAAGAACAACGAGGTCTGA
- a CDS encoding LacI family DNA-binding transcriptional regulator: MSVTIKQVAERAGVSVATASRALSGGRGVREANREAVLRAADELDYKPNAVAAALRSRTTRTIGMVVPVISNPFFSTLVEAVEREAELGERGLLLATSHYDPEAEARRLRTLLDRQVDALIVIPCHQERSREAFEAAARRVPAVQLDLSVDGTTASWVGVDNGAGILHLVDHLVERGARSLAYIGSEPTDSSARDRLDGYRRAAARCPGPADRVLLGDFSLEWGRGAARRLLDEGAPLPDGVVCGNDTIALGVLRELSAGGVRVPADVMVGGFDDIPFAALAEPALTTVRQPQDRLAAEAMRTVTDMLEGGAEPNRRVAVVPELVPRASTAR, translated from the coding sequence GTGTCGGTCACCATCAAGCAGGTCGCCGAACGGGCCGGGGTGTCCGTCGCGACCGCCTCCCGGGCGCTCTCCGGGGGCCGGGGCGTCCGCGAGGCCAATCGCGAGGCGGTGCTGCGCGCCGCCGATGAGCTCGACTACAAGCCGAACGCGGTCGCCGCGGCGCTGCGCAGCCGGACCACCCGCACCATCGGCATGGTGGTGCCGGTCATCTCCAACCCGTTCTTCTCCACCCTGGTCGAGGCGGTCGAGCGGGAGGCCGAGCTGGGCGAGCGCGGCCTGCTGCTGGCCACCTCGCACTACGACCCCGAGGCCGAGGCCCGCAGGCTGCGCACCCTGCTCGACCGGCAGGTCGACGCGCTCATCGTGATCCCCTGCCACCAGGAGCGCAGCCGGGAGGCGTTCGAGGCCGCGGCGCGCCGGGTGCCCGCGGTCCAGCTCGACCTGAGCGTGGACGGCACCACCGCGAGCTGGGTCGGGGTGGACAACGGGGCCGGCATCCTGCACCTGGTCGACCACCTGGTGGAGCGGGGCGCGCGCAGCCTCGCCTACATCGGCTCCGAGCCGACCGACTCCTCGGCCCGGGACCGGCTGGACGGCTACCGGCGGGCCGCCGCGCGCTGCCCCGGCCCGGCCGACCGGGTGCTGCTCGGCGACTTCAGCCTGGAGTGGGGGCGCGGCGCCGCGCGCCGGCTGCTGGACGAGGGCGCCCCGCTGCCGGACGGGGTGGTCTGCGGCAACGACACCATCGCGCTGGGCGTGCTCCGCGAGCTGTCCGCGGGCGGCGTCCGGGTGCCGGCGGACGTGATGGTCGGCGGGTTCGACGACATACCGTTCGCCGCGCTGGCCGAGCCGGCCCTCACCACGGTCCGCCAGCCGCAGGACCGGCTCGCCGCCGAGGCGATGCGCACCGTCACCGACATGCTGGAGGGCGGCGCGGAGCCGAACCGGCGGGTGGCCGTCGTCCCCGAACTCGTCCCCCGAGCCTCCACCGCCCGCTGA
- the wrbA gene encoding NAD(P)H:quinone oxidoreductase, translated as MSETVKLSVIYYSSTGTISAIAREIADAAEKEGAEVRLRKAAELAPEAAVQSNPAWAANAEATKDVAEAAADDVVWADAVVFGSPTRYGNVAAQLKQFIDTLGPQWAQGLLADKVYSGFASSSTRHGGQESTLLALSNTFYHFGGIIVPPGYTDASKFADGNPYGTSHVDGQGSLPVDDTTRTAAQVQAKRVVRVARALKSGESL; from the coding sequence ATGAGCGAGACCGTCAAGCTCAGCGTCATCTACTACTCCTCGACCGGCACGATCAGCGCGATCGCCCGGGAGATCGCCGACGCCGCGGAGAAGGAGGGGGCCGAGGTGCGGCTGCGCAAGGCCGCCGAGCTCGCCCCGGAGGCCGCGGTGCAGAGCAACCCGGCCTGGGCCGCCAACGCCGAGGCCACCAAGGACGTCGCCGAGGCCGCCGCGGACGACGTGGTCTGGGCCGACGCCGTGGTCTTCGGCTCGCCGACCCGCTACGGCAACGTCGCCGCCCAGCTCAAGCAGTTCATCGACACGCTCGGCCCGCAGTGGGCGCAGGGGCTGCTGGCCGACAAGGTGTACAGCGGGTTCGCGTCCTCCTCCACCCGGCACGGCGGGCAGGAGAGCACCCTTCTGGCGCTGTCGAACACCTTCTACCACTTCGGCGGGATCATCGTGCCGCCCGGCTACACCGACGCCAGCAAGTTCGCCGACGGCAACCCCTACGGCACCTCGCACGTGGACGGCCAGGGCAGCCTGCCGGTGGACGACACCACCCGCACCGCCGCCCAGGTCCAGGCCAAGCGCGTGGTCCGGGTCGCCCGTGCGCTCAAGTCCGGCGAGAGCCTCTGA
- a CDS encoding cellulase family glycosylhydrolase, producing MKRLPRRLRLPVLLAALVLVAGTAASATRIEPGPPRYLTDDRGRALFLHGFNTSGSAKDDPEHLPWITEDAVQREYEETGTNFVRFLIQWQALEPEQGAYDEEYLDAVAERVGWYADRGYHVLLDMHQDLYGRYTSPEEHSGNGAPEWATHTDGFPVARQDMWELVYLEPGTVRAFDNFWNTTGEHPELMESYAAALRHVAERFADEPAVIGYDLMNEPFGGSLQGPAFEAGPLADLYRISIARIREADQDAWLFVEGQAVGVNWGLPSALPHLDDPRDGEPRIVYAPHAYPLPMDLGEPYAGSAKERIDASIEQWSGSVRTTAERLEAPIVLGEFGLDMSGEGATDYVARMLDETDRMAAGRAYWSNDHDGWGPWKDESLAPGPLAETMNRPYPRVVAGHPVEIDFDSEAPALTVRFTEKEGVSGPTELYLPDTVFPDGYDLSVESAGSPAEPDASEWDGELRILSVETASAGPGTEHTVTVTPE from the coding sequence ATGAAGCGTCTCCCCCGGCGCCTGCGCCTCCCGGTCCTGCTCGCCGCCCTGGTGCTCGTCGCCGGGACCGCCGCCTCGGCCACCCGGATCGAGCCCGGTCCCCCGCGCTACCTCACCGACGACCGGGGGCGCGCCCTCTTCCTGCACGGCTTCAACACCTCCGGCTCGGCCAAGGACGACCCGGAGCACCTGCCCTGGATCACCGAGGACGCGGTGCAGCGCGAGTACGAGGAGACCGGTACCAACTTCGTCCGCTTCCTGATCCAGTGGCAGGCGCTCGAACCGGAGCAGGGCGCCTACGACGAGGAGTACCTGGACGCCGTCGCCGAGCGCGTCGGCTGGTACGCCGACCGCGGCTACCACGTCCTGCTCGACATGCACCAGGACCTCTACGGGCGCTACACCAGCCCGGAGGAGCACTCCGGCAACGGCGCCCCGGAGTGGGCCACCCACACCGACGGGTTCCCCGTCGCCCGGCAGGACATGTGGGAGCTGGTGTACCTGGAGCCGGGGACGGTCCGCGCCTTCGACAACTTCTGGAACACCACCGGCGAGCACCCCGAGCTGATGGAGTCCTACGCGGCCGCCCTGCGGCATGTCGCCGAGCGGTTCGCCGACGAGCCGGCCGTCATCGGCTACGACCTGATGAACGAGCCGTTCGGCGGCAGCCTCCAGGGCCCCGCCTTCGAGGCCGGCCCGCTCGCCGACCTCTACCGCATCTCCATCGCCCGCATCCGCGAGGCGGACCAGGACGCCTGGCTCTTCGTCGAAGGCCAGGCGGTCGGCGTCAACTGGGGCCTGCCCTCCGCACTCCCCCACCTGGACGACCCGCGGGACGGCGAACCGCGCATCGTCTACGCGCCGCACGCCTACCCGCTCCCGATGGACCTCGGCGAACCGTACGCCGGCTCCGCCAAGGAGCGGATCGACGCGAGCATCGAGCAGTGGTCCGGCAGCGTCCGCACCACCGCGGAGCGCCTGGAGGCGCCCATCGTCCTCGGCGAGTTCGGCCTGGACATGTCGGGCGAGGGGGCGACGGACTACGTCGCCCGGATGCTCGACGAGACCGATCGGATGGCCGCCGGCCGCGCCTACTGGTCCAACGACCATGACGGCTGGGGCCCGTGGAAGGACGAGTCCCTCGCCCCCGGCCCGCTCGCCGAGACGATGAACCGCCCCTACCCCCGCGTGGTCGCCGGCCACCCGGTCGAGATCGACTTCGACTCCGAGGCCCCAGCGCTGACGGTCCGGTTCACCGAGAAGGAAGGGGTGTCCGGCCCGACCGAGCTCTACCTGCCGGACACGGTCTTCCCCGACGGCTACGACCTCTCGGTGGAATCCGCCGGCTCCCCTGCGGAGCCCGACGCCTCGGAGTGGGACGGCGAACTGCGCATCCTCTCGGTGGAGACCGCCTCGGCCGGCCCCGGGACGGAGCACACCGTCACCGTCACCCCGGAATGA